The bacterium region CGCCCCGTGCTCGTTCAGGACGCGGGCGGTGCGCGACTCGTCCTCGTGGGGCGCGTCGGTGTGGCAGCGCTCGCAGGACACCTCGACGTCCGGCAGGTCGTTGGCCATCATCGTGGTGGTGTGCGTGCCCTTCGCGATGCGGTGGCCCTCGGTCGGGTGGCAGTCGAGGCAGGCCAGACCGGCGGCGGCGTGCACGTCCCAGGACGGCGAGTACGGGGTGCCGCGCTTGGAGCCGGGATGCATCACGCGGGGGTAGCGGTCGCCGCGCGCGTGCCGCGAGGGCATGAAGGACGGGTCCTTCGCGTCGACGTAGACGTCGCCGCCCAGGTTGTGCTGGTGGCAGCGCAGGCAGGACTGGGACGACGGCGTCTCGACCGAGAGCGCGGCGCGCAGGGTGCGGTCCTGGTCCCAGCGCAGGCGGCCGTTGGCGTCGCGGACCACCTGCTTGCGGTTCATGTCGTAGGCCGCGGCGTGGCAGATCAGGCAGTCGATGGCGTCGCGCTCCTCGGGCAGCGTCTTGTAGTAGGGCATGATCTCGCCGAGGGGGGCCTGCGACTGGCCGCCGATGTGGCACTGGCCGCAGCCCTCGCTCAGGGTGTCGCCGCGCACGTTGACGACCCACTCGGCCCAGGCGGTCATCGCGAAGGAGCCCGGCTTGGGGCAGGGGCGGTCGAGCATGCCCATCGGCAGGCCGTCGGCCGAGCGGCCGTTGAAGCCGCGCACGTTCTTGTGGTCCGTGCTGAAGAATCGGTAGTGCACCGAGCCGGTGAGGTTCCTCATGAGGTCCTCGCGGCGG contains the following coding sequences:
- a CDS encoding cytochrome c3 family protein, with amino-acid sequence MLLLVVLAGAAGWRWHAWSRTINLMLPEGSRPARMTFAAEELDRDAFELVAKSLNIEFRRNFDHVDRFREAGIRSYRGPETCLVCHREIEFVNTYGLPRREDLMRNLTGSVHYRFFSTDHKNVRGFNGRSADGLPMGMLDRPCPKPGSFAMTAWAEWVVNVRGDTLSEGCGQCHIGGQSQAPLGEIMPYYKTLPEERDAIDCLICHAAAYDMNRKQVVRDANGRLRWDQDRTLRAALSVETPSSQSCLRCHQHNLGGDVYVDAKDPSFMPSRHARGDRYPRVMHPGSKRGTPYSPSWDVHAAAGLACLDCHPTEGHRIAKGTHTTTMMANDLPDVEVSCERCHTDAPHEDESRTARVLNEHGAWVACVTCHIPSLHPDNVTRRDFSRTVLEPKQGLHLARDDQKLTDPGEGLAYVWWNGDATFLGNPIGENPEGTWRFYTAPYRWPEWEEYDYEGWYERVMRPTAAAGRPSKLYVMKRFNGRQHIDLQNAGPFGGMFVPYNLPLYYRDGDPDAAARAEMDKPMMRMMYGR